Proteins co-encoded in one Geothermobacter ehrlichii genomic window:
- a CDS encoding TAXI family TRAP transporter solute-binding subunit, translated as MKKLLTLCLAAVVAVAMLPVSGFAARTTYVTIGTGGVTGVYYPTGGAIAKMVNKKRKQYHLRATVESTGGSVFNVNAIMAGDLEFGVVQSDRQYQAYHGTADWEGKPQKKLRAVFSIHPESVTIVAAADKNIKTVYDLKGKIVNIGNPGSGQRGNAIDLLQAAGIDYKKDLKAEGLKAAESASMLQDGRIDAFFYTVGHPNGSVKEAVAGARKVNFVEVPKAIVDKLVAKFPYYAPSFIPVDQYPGVMNKKNVETFGVKATFCTSADVPDDIVYAITKEVFENFDEFKKLHPAYAVLTKESMLQGLSAPIHPGALKYYKEAGLMK; from the coding sequence ATGAAGAAGTTGCTGACCCTTTGTCTCGCGGCGGTCGTCGCCGTCGCCATGCTGCCGGTATCCGGCTTCGCCGCCCGGACCACCTACGTCACCATCGGCACCGGCGGTGTCACCGGCGTCTACTATCCGACCGGCGGCGCCATCGCCAAGATGGTGAACAAGAAGCGCAAGCAGTACCATCTGCGCGCCACCGTCGAGTCGACCGGCGGTTCGGTGTTCAACGTCAACGCCATCATGGCCGGCGATCTCGAGTTCGGCGTCGTCCAGTCCGACCGCCAGTACCAGGCCTATCACGGCACCGCCGACTGGGAAGGCAAGCCGCAGAAGAAGCTTCGCGCCGTCTTCTCCATCCATCCCGAGTCGGTGACCATCGTCGCCGCCGCCGACAAGAACATCAAGACCGTCTACGACCTGAAGGGCAAGATCGTCAACATCGGCAACCCCGGCTCCGGCCAGCGCGGCAACGCCATCGACCTGCTTCAGGCCGCCGGCATCGATTACAAGAAGGACCTCAAGGCCGAAGGGCTGAAGGCCGCCGAGTCGGCCAGCATGCTGCAGGACGGCCGCATCGACGCCTTCTTCTACACCGTCGGTCATCCGAACGGCTCGGTGAAGGAAGCGGTCGCCGGAGCCCGCAAGGTCAACTTCGTCGAGGTGCCCAAGGCCATCGTCGACAAGCTGGTGGCCAAGTTCCCCTACTACGCGCCGTCGTTCATTCCGGTCGACCAGTATCCGGGGGTGATGAACAAGAAGAATGTCGAGACCTTCGGCGTCAAGGCGACTTTCTGCACCAGCGCCGATGTGCCTGACGACATCGTCTACGCCATCACCAAGGAAGTGTTCGAGAACTTCGACGAGTTCAAGAAGCTGCATCCGGCCTACGCCGTGCTGACCAAGGAGAGCATGCTGCAGGGTCTGTCGGCCCCGATCCATCCCGGCGCCCTGAAGTACTACAAAGAAGCCGGCCTGATGAAGTAA
- a CDS encoding sigma-54-dependent transcriptional regulator produces the protein MNDALNPEFSILMVDDELPWLRSLGMILEGPGGFTNLLQCSDSREVPRLLAEHDIGLVLLDLTMPHVGGEELLQRITEEHPEVQVIILSGMNQLETAVRCMRQGAFDYFVKTVEEDRLLDGVRRAVRMVRLQRENHAIRRRLFGRRLERPEVFDHIVTRHPSMLAIFGYLESIAASRQPVLILGESGVGKELVARAVHLLSNGRGEQVNVNVAGLDDNVFADTLFGHARGAYTGAERERAGMVEKAAGGTLFLDEIGDLSPASQVKLLRLIQEGEYYPLGSDTPRQSSARIICATNQDLAAKVSDRSFRKDLYYRLHAHQVRIPPLRERKEDIPLLLDHFLRKAAAELNKPVPTPPPELLDLLMSYSFPGNVRELEAMVHDAVSRHEGGVLSMAVFRERTGEGRELQRTADRENIFAMLPELPTLSEAADMLVDAAMERAGNNQTLAARLLGISQPALSKRLRQRRSVS, from the coding sequence ATGAATGACGCGCTTAATCCAGAATTCAGCATTCTGATGGTGGACGACGAGCTTCCCTGGCTGCGCAGCCTCGGCATGATTCTCGAGGGGCCGGGAGGTTTCACCAACCTGCTTCAGTGTTCCGACAGCCGGGAGGTTCCCCGCCTGCTGGCGGAGCACGACATCGGTCTGGTGCTGCTCGATCTGACCATGCCACATGTCGGCGGCGAGGAGCTGCTGCAGCGCATTACCGAGGAACATCCCGAGGTGCAGGTTATCATCCTGTCCGGCATGAACCAGCTCGAAACCGCCGTGCGCTGCATGCGCCAGGGAGCGTTCGACTATTTCGTCAAGACGGTGGAGGAAGACCGCCTGCTCGACGGCGTGCGCCGGGCGGTGCGCATGGTCCGCCTGCAGCGGGAGAACCATGCCATCCGGAGGCGGCTGTTCGGTCGCCGGCTGGAACGGCCGGAGGTCTTCGACCACATCGTCACCCGGCATCCTTCGATGCTGGCGATTTTCGGCTATCTCGAATCGATCGCCGCCTCCAGGCAGCCGGTGCTGATTCTCGGCGAAAGCGGTGTCGGCAAGGAGCTGGTCGCCAGGGCGGTGCACCTGCTGAGCAACGGCCGGGGCGAGCAGGTGAACGTCAATGTCGCCGGCCTCGACGACAACGTCTTTGCCGACACCCTGTTCGGCCATGCCCGCGGCGCCTACACCGGAGCCGAGCGCGAGCGGGCCGGCATGGTGGAGAAGGCGGCCGGCGGCACCCTTTTTCTCGACGAGATCGGCGATCTGTCGCCGGCCAGCCAGGTCAAGCTGCTGCGGCTGATTCAGGAGGGCGAATACTACCCGCTCGGCAGCGACACGCCGCGGCAGAGCTCGGCGCGCATCATCTGCGCCACCAACCAGGACCTGGCGGCCAAGGTGTCCGACCGCAGTTTCCGCAAGGACCTCTATTACCGGCTGCACGCCCATCAGGTGCGCATCCCGCCCCTGCGCGAGCGGAAAGAGGACATCCCCCTGCTGCTCGATCACTTTCTGCGCAAGGCCGCCGCCGAACTGAACAAGCCGGTGCCGACGCCGCCGCCGGAACTGCTCGACCTGCTGATGTCCTACTCCTTTCCCGGCAACGTCAGGGAGCTGGAGGCGATGGTGCACGACGCCGTCAGCCGGCACGAAGGGGGGGTGCTCTCGATGGCGGTCTTCAGGGAACGTACCGGGGAGGGACGCGAACTGCAGCGAACAGCTGACCGGGAGAACATCTTCGCCATGCTGCCCGAACTGCCGACCCTGAGCGAAGCGGCGGACATGCTGGTTGACGCCGCCATGGAGCGGGCCGGCAACAACCAGACCCTGGCGGCGCGGCTGCTGGGCATCTCCCAGCCGGCGCTGAGCAAGCGTTTGCGTCAGAGACGTTCCGTTTCTTGA